In Actinoplanes derwentensis, the following proteins share a genomic window:
- a CDS encoding RNA-guided endonuclease InsQ/TnpB family protein, giving the protein MTSSVKRAFKFRFYPDPEQADLLNRTFGCVRKVYNLALQARTEGWYQRQERVNYNATSAMLTAWKKSEELAFLNEVSSVPLQQCLRHLQGAFSAFWEKRTRYPRFKSKRKSRASAEFTPSAFRFKDGKLTLAKMSAPLDIVWSRPLPEGQTPSTVTVSRDSAGRWFVSLLCEDIPAPMPATTAAVGIDAGLTHLVTLSTGEKVANPRHERTDRKRLARAQRELARKDKGSKNRAEARLKVARVHARITDRRRDTLHKLTTRLVRENQTIVIEDLAVRNMVKNHSLARAISDAAWHDFRSLLTYKAEWYGRDLVVIDRWYPSSKVCSACGAIADKMPLNVREWTCRCGTTHDRDVNAARNILAAGLAVSACGAGVRPQRGNLRSGRQAVKQETRRATAGIPVL; this is encoded by the coding sequence GTGACCTCAAGCGTGAAGCGGGCGTTCAAGTTCCGCTTCTACCCGGACCCGGAGCAGGCCGACCTGCTGAACCGGACGTTCGGGTGCGTGCGCAAGGTCTACAACCTGGCGTTGCAGGCCCGCACCGAGGGCTGGTACCAGCGCCAGGAGCGAGTCAACTACAACGCCACCAGCGCCATGCTGACCGCGTGGAAGAAGTCCGAGGAACTGGCCTTCCTCAACGAGGTGTCCTCCGTGCCCTTGCAGCAGTGCCTGCGGCACCTGCAAGGCGCGTTCTCCGCGTTCTGGGAGAAACGGACCCGCTACCCGCGCTTCAAGTCCAAGCGCAAGTCGCGGGCGTCGGCCGAGTTCACCCCGTCCGCGTTCCGCTTCAAGGACGGCAAGCTGACCCTGGCGAAGATGTCCGCTCCGCTGGACATCGTCTGGTCCAGGCCGCTGCCCGAGGGGCAGACACCGTCCACGGTGACGGTGTCGCGGGACTCGGCGGGCCGCTGGTTCGTGTCCCTGCTCTGCGAGGACATCCCGGCCCCGATGCCTGCCACCACGGCAGCGGTCGGGATCGACGCCGGGTTGACCCATCTGGTCACCCTGTCCACCGGGGAGAAGGTCGCCAACCCCCGCCACGAACGCACCGACCGCAAGCGGCTGGCCCGCGCGCAGCGGGAACTGGCCCGCAAGGACAAGGGCTCCAAGAACCGGGCCGAGGCCCGGCTCAAGGTTGCCCGCGTCCACGCCCGCATCACCGACCGGCGACGCGACACCCTGCACAAACTGACTACTCGGCTCGTTCGTGAGAACCAAACGATCGTGATCGAGGACCTGGCCGTACGCAACATGGTCAAGAACCACAGCCTGGCCCGCGCCATCAGCGACGCGGCCTGGCATGACTTCCGCTCCCTGCTGACCTACAAGGCCGAGTGGTACGGCCGGGACCTGGTCGTGATCGACCGCTGGTACCCGTCGTCCAAGGTCTGCTCGGCGTGCGGAGCCATCGCTGACAAGATGCCGCTGAACGTACGGGAATGGACGTGCCGGTGCGGCACGACCCACGACCGTGACGTGAACGCGGCACGCAACATTTTGGCCGCCGGGCTGGCGGTGTCTGCCTGTGGAGCCGGCGTAAGACCTCAACGGGGGAATCTCCGTTCGGGGCGGCAGGCTGTGAAGCAGGAAACCCGGCGGGCGACCGCCGGAATCCCCGTCCTTTAG
- a CDS encoding PucR family transcriptional regulator, whose translation MKPPLRDIGSYRLPVEVVDPLRLGLSSVSTRTIAAIIKEVPAYAEPFAGALGLKIARAVRAALGAFLNLVSRPGADPGTPMASAVEAAYALGRGEARNGRSLDALLAAYRVGARVAWRELAAISVRAGQPAATIADFAELVFAYIDELSAASVAGHADELAASGRIRQRRLHELVQALAAGEPSHVLQGLAEQAEWSPPQTLTALLLPERAARWVIDLLDPRTLQLADAVPDLPGTTALLVPDPQGGSRPTLNRLLTGHDVVIGPARPWAEAKSSLDRALRVHRLAPPADGTVVDTEDHLAAVVVTADAGALEDLRAWALNPLAGERGAAAAKLIETLRSWLLHHGRREDIAAELFVHPQTVRYRMARLRELYGDRLRDPRWVLALTIALAIPESS comes from the coding sequence GTGAAACCACCACTACGCGACATCGGGTCGTACCGCCTGCCGGTGGAGGTCGTCGATCCGCTCCGGCTCGGCCTGTCCTCGGTGTCGACCAGGACCATCGCCGCGATCATCAAAGAGGTGCCCGCGTACGCGGAACCCTTCGCGGGTGCACTCGGACTCAAGATCGCCCGGGCGGTACGGGCCGCGCTGGGTGCCTTCCTCAACCTGGTGTCGCGTCCCGGCGCCGACCCCGGCACCCCGATGGCGTCGGCGGTCGAAGCCGCGTACGCGCTCGGCCGGGGTGAGGCCCGCAACGGCCGCAGCCTGGACGCGCTGCTCGCGGCGTACCGTGTCGGCGCCCGGGTGGCCTGGCGCGAACTCGCCGCGATCAGTGTCCGGGCCGGTCAGCCCGCCGCCACCATCGCCGACTTCGCCGAACTGGTCTTCGCCTACATCGACGAACTGTCCGCCGCCAGCGTCGCCGGACACGCCGACGAACTCGCCGCCTCCGGCCGGATCCGGCAGCGCCGCCTGCACGAACTCGTCCAGGCCCTGGCCGCCGGCGAACCCTCACACGTCCTCCAGGGCCTCGCCGAACAGGCCGAGTGGTCACCCCCGCAGACCCTCACCGCCCTGCTCCTGCCGGAACGCGCCGCCCGCTGGGTGATCGACCTGCTCGACCCGCGCACCCTGCAACTCGCCGACGCGGTGCCCGACCTGCCCGGCACCACCGCACTGCTCGTCCCCGACCCGCAGGGCGGCTCCCGGCCGACCCTGAACCGCCTGCTCACCGGGCACGACGTGGTGATCGGCCCGGCCCGGCCCTGGGCGGAGGCGAAGAGCTCGCTGGACCGGGCGCTCCGGGTCCATCGGCTCGCGCCGCCCGCCGACGGCACGGTCGTCGACACCGAGGACCACCTGGCCGCCGTCGTGGTCACCGCCGACGCGGGCGCGCTCGAGGATCTGCGGGCCTGGGCGCTGAACCCGCTCGCCGGGGAGCGCGGCGCGGCCGCCGCCAAGCTGATCGAGACGCTGCGCAGCTGGCTGCTGCACCATGGGCGGCGGGAGGACATCGCGGCTGAGCTGTTCGTTCATCCGCAGACGGTTCGCTATCGGATGGCCCGGCTGCGCGAGTTGTACGGTGACCGGCTCCGGGATCCGCGGTGGGTGCTCGCGCTGACGATCGCGCTGGCGATTCCCGAGTCCTCGTGA
- a CDS encoding ferredoxin reductase — MPVTQTLRDGAWRVVELITTPVVPADYLDVIAPLRNPTVLRARVEAVRPETANAVTLELRPGRGWEPHEPGQYIRLGVDIDGVRLWRAYSVSSEASRRDGRFTVTVNAVKDGVVSSYIRDHVRKGMIVHLDLPSGDFVLPVERPAKALFVTAGSGITPVMGMLRSALHQMADVVVVHSAKTAQDVVFGADLRALAAAGRITLVERHTTADGRLKPEGLAELVPDLFERETWACGPADLLDDLQAHWADAGAAERLHVERFRPTVLIAGDSGTVLFEKTGTTVEVPGGTTILDAGEAAGQLMKSGCRMGICYKCVLPMREGIVRDVRDGTITTATEVDGDNVLIQTCVTTAAGPCRFDA; from the coding sequence GTGCCTGTTACACAGACATTGCGCGACGGAGCGTGGCGAGTCGTCGAGCTGATCACCACCCCGGTGGTGCCGGCCGACTACCTCGACGTGATCGCACCCCTGCGCAACCCGACCGTCCTGCGCGCCCGTGTCGAAGCGGTGCGCCCCGAGACCGCCAACGCGGTCACCCTGGAGCTGCGCCCCGGGCGTGGCTGGGAGCCGCACGAGCCCGGACAGTACATCCGTCTCGGCGTCGACATCGACGGCGTACGGCTGTGGCGTGCCTATTCGGTGAGCAGCGAGGCCTCCCGCCGGGACGGCCGGTTCACCGTCACGGTCAACGCCGTGAAGGACGGTGTGGTCAGCTCGTACATCCGCGATCACGTCCGTAAGGGCATGATCGTGCACCTGGACCTGCCGTCCGGTGACTTCGTGCTGCCGGTCGAGCGACCGGCGAAGGCGCTGTTCGTGACCGCGGGCAGCGGCATCACCCCGGTGATGGGCATGCTGCGCAGCGCCCTGCACCAGATGGCCGACGTGGTCGTGGTGCACTCGGCGAAGACCGCGCAGGACGTCGTCTTCGGCGCCGACCTGCGGGCGCTGGCCGCCGCGGGCCGGATCACGCTGGTCGAGCGGCACACCACCGCCGACGGCCGGCTCAAGCCGGAAGGGCTGGCCGAGCTGGTGCCGGACCTGTTCGAGCGGGAGACCTGGGCCTGCGGCCCGGCCGACCTGCTCGACGACCTCCAGGCACACTGGGCCGACGCGGGCGCCGCCGAGCGGCTGCACGTGGAGCGGTTCCGTCCGACGGTGCTGATCGCCGGGGACAGCGGCACGGTCCTGTTCGAGAAGACGGGGACGACCGTCGAGGTTCCGGGCGGCACCACCATCCTGGACGCCGGTGAGGCCGCCGGGCAGCTGATGAAGTCCGGCTGCCGGATGGGCATCTGTTACAAGTGCGTGCTGCCGATGCGTGAGGGCATCGTGCGCGACGTGCGGGACGGCACCATCACGACCGCGACCGAGGTCGACGGTGACAACGTCCTGATCCAGACCTGTGTCACCACCGCAGCCGGCCCGTGCCGGTTCGACGCCTGA
- a CDS encoding class I SAM-dependent methyltransferase → MDAGTEELRDAHDTLAEWYAANMPGKLEDMPVERAMLDLFAEMTAAVGTEVADVGCGTGRLLPYLAGRGLSPRGVDLSPRMIEVARRDNPGYDYQVADLRELPFEDMSLAGVVCWFSLIYLAPDARVRAFTELARVVRPGGCLVTAFKHGTGNLHRNAPGSLVSEFGVDFDRYWLSAREMADLFTAAGFVLVFQGHIPAAGAVPPYGYMLVRRLADA, encoded by the coding sequence ATGGACGCTGGGACCGAGGAACTACGGGACGCGCACGACACGCTGGCGGAGTGGTACGCGGCGAACATGCCCGGCAAGCTCGAGGACATGCCGGTCGAGCGGGCGATGCTCGACCTGTTCGCGGAGATGACCGCGGCCGTGGGCACGGAGGTCGCCGACGTGGGCTGCGGCACCGGAAGGCTGCTTCCGTACCTCGCCGGCCGGGGCCTGTCGCCTCGCGGAGTGGACCTCTCGCCGAGGATGATCGAGGTGGCGCGACGCGACAACCCGGGCTACGACTACCAGGTCGCCGACCTGCGCGAGTTGCCGTTCGAGGACATGTCGCTGGCCGGGGTGGTGTGCTGGTTCTCGCTGATCTACCTGGCGCCGGATGCCAGGGTTCGGGCGTTCACCGAACTCGCCCGGGTGGTGAGACCGGGCGGCTGTCTGGTGACCGCTTTCAAACACGGCACCGGCAACCTGCACCGCAACGCACCCGGCAGCCTGGTCAGCGAGTTCGGTGTCGACTTCGATCGGTACTGGCTCTCCGCCCGGGAGATGGCGGACCTGTTCACCGCGGCTGGATTCGTCCTGGTCTTTCAGGGCCACATTCCGGCCGCCGGAGCGGTGCCGCCGTACGGGTACATGCTGGTCCGCAGGCTCGCAGACGCATAG
- a CDS encoding sensor histidine kinase: protein MTGTQNEPAPVASGRPRFSRSWMGRVWDGRAWDVAAILVSWFGGLLLAGDAAEIRGLDDDTTFLIFLSGCVLSLALWWRRSHPMPVALFLAAAATVDDAAGAAALIALYTVVARRRGRPVVAIVAVNLLGGAVYSVLYPDPSVPTVVSLVLSVAITATTVALGTAARSRRELIESLRERAARAEEESRLRADTLRALERERIAREMHDALAHRISMVSLHAGALHIRPDLTPDEVARAATLIRDSAAQALDDLREILGILRAGPTEDLRPQPDLSHVPELVAEAGRAGLSVTFTDRLGSPPVGASLGRTVYRLIQEGLTNAAKHAPSTPVTVLLDGDPSSGLHIHISNPLPTRPRRPTPPVPRSEPSAFRSASAESHSRWKPAGPRAASAESHSRSGPSGSRSVSAGSPSGSGLIGLAERVDLLDGRLRHGVYGDPRTGLTFDLEAWLPWPPTPSTP from the coding sequence ATGACCGGCACGCAGAACGAGCCGGCACCCGTGGCCTCTGGTCGTCCGCGGTTCAGCCGGTCGTGGATGGGCCGGGTGTGGGACGGCCGGGCGTGGGACGTGGCGGCGATCCTGGTCTCCTGGTTCGGCGGGTTGCTCCTGGCCGGCGACGCGGCTGAGATCCGGGGGCTCGACGACGACACCACCTTCCTCATCTTCCTGAGCGGTTGTGTCCTGTCCCTGGCGCTGTGGTGGCGGCGTAGCCACCCGATGCCGGTCGCCCTGTTCCTGGCGGCCGCCGCGACGGTCGACGACGCGGCCGGTGCCGCCGCGCTGATCGCTCTCTACACGGTCGTGGCCCGCCGCCGGGGCCGCCCGGTCGTGGCGATCGTCGCGGTGAACCTGCTGGGCGGGGCCGTCTATTCGGTCCTCTACCCCGACCCGTCCGTCCCGACGGTGGTGAGCCTCGTCCTGAGCGTCGCCATCACCGCCACCACGGTCGCCCTGGGAACGGCCGCCCGCTCCCGGCGGGAGCTGATCGAGTCACTGCGGGAACGAGCCGCCCGAGCCGAGGAGGAGTCCCGCCTCCGCGCCGACACGCTGCGCGCCCTGGAACGAGAACGGATCGCCCGCGAGATGCACGACGCCCTCGCCCACCGGATCTCCATGGTCAGCCTGCACGCCGGTGCCCTGCACATCCGCCCCGATCTGACGCCCGACGAAGTGGCCAGGGCCGCCACGCTGATCCGGGACAGCGCAGCCCAGGCCTTGGACGACCTACGCGAGATCCTTGGCATCCTGCGGGCCGGCCCGACCGAGGACCTGCGCCCCCAGCCCGACCTGAGCCACGTGCCCGAACTGGTCGCCGAGGCCGGCCGGGCAGGCTTGTCCGTCACGTTCACCGACCGTCTCGGCTCCCCACCGGTCGGCGCGTCCCTGGGCCGAACGGTCTACCGCCTGATCCAGGAGGGCCTGACCAACGCCGCCAAACACGCGCCGTCAACTCCCGTCACGGTGCTGCTCGACGGCGACCCGTCATCCGGCCTGCACATCCACATCTCCAACCCGCTCCCCACCAGACCCCGCCGCCCCACGCCACCCGTTCCCCGCTCCGAGCCGTCCGCTTTCCGTTCCGCGTCAGCCGAATCCCATTCCCGCTGGAAGCCAGCCGGTCCTCGCGCCGCGTCAGCCGAATCCCATTCCCGATCCGGGCCTTCCGGTTCCCGCTCCGTGTCGGCCGGATCCCCGTCCGGCTCAGGGCTGATCGGGCTCGCCGAGCGTGTCGACCTTCTCGACGGGCGACTGCGACACGGCGTGTACGGCGACCCGCGGACCGGCCTCACCTTCGACCTGGAAGCCTGGTTGCCATGGCCGCCGACACCGTCCACGCCTTGA
- a CDS encoding IS1182 family transposase, whose protein sequence is MSLEAWDDRGVPELTARVVRASFPKGTLAVRIRDALGPVFGDSAFALAFPAVGRPAASPGVLALVSVLQYAEGLSDRQAADQVRARMDWKYLLGLELDDPGFDYTILGDFRARLIKHGLEEKVLEVILDHCSRLGLLRAGGRQRTDSTHVLAAVRTLNRMEFVGETLRAALEVLAKTAPQWLAPRIDADWAGRYGARIDSYRFPKGDDVRMRWAEQVGRDGYLILDAVAAPGAPAWLREIPAVQVLGQVWEQQYQRAGEEVHWREGKDLPPSRNRLASPYDIDARYGLKRGLGWSGYKVHFSETCEADLPRIITGVLTTDATVTDTETTGTIHQNMACRQRVPGEHVVDAGYVTAAHIVTARDEHGIDLLGPVGLDTHQGERFPQSAFRIDWQSKAVTCPQGKTSISWSAQRKSSGTELARVHFAAGDCTGCPVRAECTTASVNSKWGRSLTLLPAAQQEVLEARRGEQVTEAWQQRYHIRAGVEATISQVVRHTGIRSTRYTGADKTHLGHLLAATAANIVRIDAWLTGTPLGRTRTSHLTQLDLDLAG, encoded by the coding sequence GTGTCGCTGGAAGCGTGGGATGACCGTGGGGTGCCGGAGTTGACCGCGCGGGTGGTGCGGGCGTCGTTCCCGAAGGGCACTCTCGCGGTGCGGATCCGAGACGCGCTCGGGCCGGTCTTTGGCGATTCGGCGTTCGCACTGGCGTTCCCGGCGGTGGGCCGTCCGGCGGCCTCGCCGGGGGTGTTGGCGCTGGTGTCGGTGCTGCAGTACGCGGAAGGGCTCAGCGACAGGCAGGCCGCTGACCAGGTCCGGGCCAGGATGGACTGGAAGTACCTGCTCGGTCTGGAACTCGATGATCCCGGTTTCGACTACACGATCCTTGGCGATTTCCGGGCCCGGCTGATCAAACATGGGCTGGAGGAGAAGGTCCTGGAGGTGATCCTGGACCACTGCTCGCGGCTGGGACTGCTGCGCGCCGGTGGCCGGCAACGCACCGACTCCACCCATGTGCTGGCAGCGGTGCGCACGTTGAACCGGATGGAGTTCGTCGGGGAAACCCTGCGGGCGGCCCTCGAAGTCCTGGCCAAGACCGCTCCACAGTGGCTCGCCCCACGCATCGATGCCGACTGGGCCGGGCGATACGGTGCCCGGATCGACTCGTACCGCTTCCCCAAGGGCGACGACGTGCGCATGCGGTGGGCTGAGCAGGTAGGGCGGGACGGCTATCTGATCCTGGACGCGGTCGCTGCACCCGGTGCGCCGGCATGGTTGCGGGAGATCCCGGCGGTCCAGGTCCTCGGCCAGGTGTGGGAGCAGCAGTACCAGCGTGCTGGTGAGGAGGTGCACTGGCGGGAGGGCAAAGACCTCCCGCCCAGTAGAAACCGGCTGGCCTCGCCGTACGACATCGACGCCCGCTACGGCCTCAAACGGGGTCTGGGCTGGTCCGGTTACAAGGTGCATTTCAGCGAGACCTGCGAGGCGGACCTGCCGCGGATCATCACTGGTGTGCTGACCACCGATGCCACAGTCACCGACACCGAGACAACCGGGACCATCCATCAGAACATGGCCTGCCGGCAACGAGTGCCGGGCGAACATGTGGTCGACGCCGGTTACGTCACCGCCGCGCACATCGTGACCGCTCGCGACGAACACGGTATCGATCTGCTCGGTCCGGTAGGACTGGATACCCACCAGGGCGAACGTTTCCCGCAGAGCGCCTTCCGCATCGACTGGCAGTCCAAGGCCGTGACCTGCCCGCAGGGCAAGACCAGTATCAGCTGGTCGGCCCAGCGCAAGAGCAGCGGCACCGAACTGGCACGAGTGCACTTCGCCGCCGGTGACTGCACGGGTTGCCCGGTCCGGGCCGAGTGCACCACTGCCAGCGTCAACAGTAAATGGGGTCGCAGCCTCACCCTGCTTCCCGCAGCTCAGCAGGAAGTCTTGGAGGCCAGACGTGGTGAACAGGTCACCGAGGCGTGGCAGCAGCGCTACCACATCCGCGCCGGAGTCGAGGCCACGATCTCCCAGGTCGTCCGGCACACCGGAATCCGGAGCACCCGATACACCGGTGCGGACAAGACCCACCTCGGTCACCTCCTCGCCGCTACCGCAGCCAACATCGTCCGCATCGACGCCTGGCTCACCGGAACACCACTCGGCCGAACCAGAACCAGCCACCTCACCCAACTCGACCTCGACCTCGCTGGCTGA
- a CDS encoding response regulator transcription factor, producing the protein MTDTVRVLIADDDPLVRVGLSLVLGADPVIRIVGEAGDGAEAVAMTRELKPDVVLMDVRMPRMDGLAATEELRRDGPSPAIIVLTTFDTDANLLGALRLGANGFLLKDIAPTEIISAVRRAAAGESILAPAVLPRLIDYAVGRSDPANPGSTRGTGSGEDLSRGSREEQGRGSWEGSGRDSLGSSGRGSGRSGGWGSREDLGRGSGESADRAGDGARERALAVLERLAERERQVAEAVATGASNAQIGTELHMSVPTVKAYVSRVLDKLGCVNRVQVAVLVHEAGIRRA; encoded by the coding sequence ATGACCGATACCGTCCGTGTCCTGATCGCCGATGACGATCCGCTCGTGCGGGTCGGGTTGTCGCTGGTGCTCGGCGCCGACCCGGTGATCCGGATCGTCGGCGAAGCCGGGGACGGCGCCGAAGCCGTCGCGATGACCCGTGAGCTGAAACCCGACGTGGTCCTGATGGACGTGCGGATGCCCCGGATGGACGGGCTGGCCGCCACCGAGGAACTGCGGCGTGACGGGCCGTCGCCCGCGATCATCGTGCTGACCACCTTCGACACCGATGCGAACCTGCTCGGAGCACTCCGGTTGGGCGCCAACGGCTTCCTGCTCAAGGACATCGCCCCCACCGAGATCATCAGTGCGGTCCGCCGCGCCGCGGCCGGCGAGTCGATCCTGGCTCCGGCGGTACTCCCACGCCTGATCGACTACGCGGTCGGCCGCAGCGACCCAGCAAATCCGGGCTCAACCCGGGGCACGGGCTCGGGGGAGGATCTGAGCCGCGGTTCGCGGGAGGAACAGGGCCGAGGTTCGTGGGAAGGCTCGGGCCGGGATTCGCTGGGGAGTTCGGGCCGGGGCTCTGGGAGGAGTGGGGGCTGGGGCTCACGGGAAGACCTGGGCCGGGGCTCGGGGGAGAGCGCGGACCGGGCCGGCGACGGTGCTCGGGAGCGGGCGTTGGCGGTTCTGGAGAGGCTGGCCGAGCGGGAGCGGCAGGTCGCCGAGGCGGTGGCGACCGGGGCGTCCAACGCGCAGATCGGGACCGAGCTGCACATGAGCGTGCCGACGGTGAAGGCCTATGTGTCGCGGGTTCTGGACAAGCTCGGCTGCGTCAACCGGGTGCAGGTCGCGGTGCTGGTGCACGAGGCGGGGATCCGGCGAGCGTGA
- a CDS encoding fatty acid desaturase family protein → MTTLQRKESNPIAHLSPEDIEEIGRELDAIRDEFLALRGEKDAAHIRRMIKIQRRLELASRATLMLSVFPPAWVLGTAGLAIAKILENMEIGHNILHGQYDFMRDSKIHSTTWEWDHASPAEQWKHSHNELHHKYTNVIGRDNDLGYGIMRVDEQQRWTKAHLGQPLYNLINALFFEYGIAAYDLELGRNLKTKKRRNNPEFRERLRAVGRKIRKQATKDYLVQPALTIPAGLAVGNPVGAFFGTMAATAIANVARNLWSHSVIICGHFPKGVETFERTSITGETRGEWYLRQMLGSANISGGKLMHIMTGNLSHQIEHHLFPDLPSSQYAQIAPKIKALFAKYELKYVSGPMVVQVASAWAKVIRLALPNPEPAREIDHSIPARKPVEVAA, encoded by the coding sequence GTGACGACGCTGCAGCGTAAGGAATCCAACCCGATCGCCCACCTCTCCCCCGAGGACATCGAGGAGATCGGCCGCGAGCTCGACGCGATCCGCGACGAGTTCCTGGCCCTCCGCGGTGAGAAGGACGCTGCGCACATCCGCCGGATGATCAAGATCCAGCGGCGGCTGGAGCTGGCCAGCCGGGCCACGCTGATGCTCTCGGTCTTCCCGCCCGCCTGGGTTCTCGGCACCGCCGGCCTGGCGATCGCCAAGATCCTGGAGAACATGGAGATCGGTCACAACATCCTGCACGGCCAGTACGACTTCATGCGCGACTCGAAGATCCACTCCACCACCTGGGAGTGGGACCACGCATCGCCCGCCGAGCAGTGGAAGCACTCGCACAACGAGTTGCACCACAAGTACACCAACGTCATCGGCCGTGACAACGACCTCGGTTACGGCATCATGCGCGTCGACGAGCAGCAGCGCTGGACCAAGGCGCACCTGGGCCAGCCGCTCTACAACCTGATCAACGCGCTCTTCTTCGAATACGGCATCGCCGCGTACGACCTGGAACTGGGCCGCAACCTCAAGACCAAGAAGCGCCGCAACAACCCCGAGTTCCGCGAGCGTCTCCGCGCGGTCGGCCGGAAGATCCGCAAGCAGGCCACCAAGGACTACCTGGTGCAGCCGGCCCTGACGATCCCGGCCGGTCTGGCCGTCGGCAACCCGGTCGGCGCCTTCTTCGGCACCATGGCGGCCACCGCGATCGCTAACGTCGCCCGCAACCTGTGGTCCCACTCCGTGATCATCTGCGGTCACTTCCCGAAGGGTGTCGAGACCTTCGAGCGCACCTCGATCACCGGCGAGACCCGCGGCGAGTGGTACCTGCGGCAGATGCTCGGCTCGGCCAACATCTCCGGCGGCAAGCTGATGCACATCATGACCGGCAACCTGTCGCACCAGATCGAGCACCACCTCTTCCCCGACCTGCCGTCCAGCCAGTACGCGCAGATCGCCCCGAAGATCAAGGCCCTCTTCGCGAAGTACGAGCTGAAGTACGTCTCCGGGCCGATGGTCGTGCAGGTCGCCTCCGCCTGGGCCAAGGTCATCCGCCTGGCCCTGCCGAACCCCGAGCCGGCCCGCGAGATCGACCACTCGATCCCGGCCCGCAAGCCGGTCGAAGTAGCCGCCTGA
- a CDS encoding YqeB family protein: MSSTRRDATVLTFSPAGRVLVTVGPAAVGIALAVLLPILARWLVDVGFPVLGVVWRVLAAVDDWWKVAIQAAILAVLGVLASVEILGRSTRVTVAPTGVRLETGDSVVTVPRAEIDFVFLERGSLIILDGESRQMFHGEPQADAGPLEKTFLAYGYPWRADDPFTDLYQPWVPYSGELPVAVEAVLSARAMAVRKKAGKEAAELRGSLEKLGYAIRDDGDRQHWRPLVRS; encoded by the coding sequence ATGAGCTCAACCCGGCGGGATGCCACCGTTCTCACGTTCTCCCCGGCCGGCCGGGTGCTCGTGACGGTCGGCCCGGCCGCCGTGGGGATCGCGCTGGCGGTGCTCCTGCCGATCCTCGCGCGCTGGCTGGTCGACGTCGGCTTCCCGGTGCTCGGCGTGGTGTGGCGGGTGCTGGCCGCCGTCGACGACTGGTGGAAGGTCGCGATCCAAGCCGCCATCCTGGCCGTCCTCGGTGTGCTGGCCAGCGTGGAGATCCTGGGCCGCAGCACCCGCGTGACGGTCGCGCCCACCGGAGTGCGGCTGGAGACCGGCGACAGCGTTGTCACCGTGCCCCGGGCGGAGATCGACTTCGTCTTCCTGGAGCGTGGCAGCCTGATCATCCTGGACGGGGAGTCCCGGCAGATGTTCCACGGCGAGCCACAGGCCGATGCGGGCCCGCTGGAGAAGACCTTCCTTGCGTACGGGTACCCGTGGCGTGCCGACGACCCCTTCACCGATCTCTACCAGCCGTGGGTGCCCTACTCCGGGGAGCTGCCGGTGGCCGTCGAGGCAGTCCTGTCGGCCCGTGCCATGGCTGTGCGCAAGAAAGCCGGCAAGGAGGCCGCCGAACTGCGCGGATCGCTGGAGAAGCTGGGTTACGCGATCCGCGACGACGGTGACCGTCAGCACTGGCGACCCCTGGTCCGGTCATGA